The Notamacropus eugenii isolate mMacEug1 chromosome 4, mMacEug1.pri_v2, whole genome shotgun sequence DNA window TGAGAAGAGCCACagatggaggtgggggtggggattggGATGGGGGGGGTAGTagtagtggaaagagaattggattttAGAGTTAGAGGATCTGGTCTCAAGGTCAAGGTCTCCTATTTAGAACCGATAAGATTCTGGGCAAGTAATGTTCCCTctacactgtttttttttttcaacctggAAAAGTCAGGGATAGAGAATTAACTAAATCAGCAGTCCTCAAACTTTTTGCATTCAAGaaccctttatactcttaaagaTTATTGAGGACcctctcaaagagcttttgtGTGTGGGGGTCATGTGGTTGATATTAACTATTAAAAAATGTCTTGGTATTATTGTGAAAATCGTTTTGACCTTGTAGGTCCTACCTAAAAGGACTTGAGAACATCAGGAGTCCCTGATTTCTACCTTAAGAACTGGACTAGACTATTTCTAAAGATACTCTTAATGAAGGGGAGAAAGACATTGGAAAGGATGGGACCACAGGATTTTGTCACTGATAGGATAGCACCTGGTTTAGAGACTAGGAAAAAGACTGAGTCTTTGACAGAGAAGGGGATGTCCAAGCAACATGGCCCAGCCTGTGTCTCCTTACCCTTTCCCTGTATCCCCACTCCTTCTAACGGAGAAGCCAGGTGGCTTTGCCTGCTGGGGCACCAGCTGGGCAGGCTGCAAGAAAACAAGAGTATATCAGGACTCTGGGTCCTTGCCACAGTTGCCCACTCTGCTAGCACAGGGCAGGGGCTGAGTCCATACCCTTTACCTTCATTATTACCTCCCAGTGACAACTCTCATCCTTGACTGCTGTAATCTGAGGATCTCCACAGTTAGGACCTCAacgcccctcctcctcctcagagcCTGAGGATAGTGGATGATAGATGTTCCCCAGGCAGGGCCTCCACAAAATTTCAGATGCATGTCTGATCTGTAGGCAAGAGGACCCACCCCCAGTGGGTCCTCAGAGGCCTACAAATCAAGATCTCTTCCTTAGGTTGAGTCTCACTGTTCTACCTAGACCTTGGACCATCCCCAAACTACTGTACCTCTCAGGATCCCAGCAGGGATAGAGAACCCCAGTCTAGGGGTTCACAGGGGTCACCCTAGTAGTACTAAGGACTCTTGGGTGTTCAGTCCCCTGAGAATTTCAGAACATTCAAATCAAGAAGCAGCTATCTCCAGTGGACTTAAGGACAAGGAGTGTTTTGTGTTGTCCTTTGTGCCTCAGTCCCTCATAAATAGAAGATGCTTGAACTAATTCTTATTGGATTGCTAATCAGTAAACAAGCATTCAGTGCCTGCTATGGGACAAACACTTTTCTAAGTGTTGGGGGCACAAAGTCCAGCCTCAAGGATTACAATGAAAAACCTTTACCTTCAATGAATATCTTAATATGGCTCCATTAAGAAAATGTTTGTCATGTGCCTCCTATGAGATAAGCTTTGTGAGGAACATAAGAGAAGAGCCAGGTCCCCTCCCAGAGAGACCACAGCCTTCTCGAGAAGGCAAGTCCTTCAAGATTCAGCCAAAAGTATCATCATCTCTGCAAAACCTACCCTGATCACTAGTCCACCCTGCCCTCTTCTTGCTCTGAGTTTGGAACAGTACAAGGGCAGTCTGGATGGGAAAGGCTTGCCTTGAATCCATATGATGTGAGCATTAGCTGAAGGAGCCAGGGATATCTTatctagcctggagaagagaagattctcAAGAGAATGGACAGCTGTCTTTGAGAATTTGAAAGACTGTTGTGTGACTTGCTCTTGATTCCAGAGGGCAGGACCAGCAGCCTAGTGGGAGAATCTTGGGAGGACCACTATGGAATTTGCAAATTTCGCTCCATTCCACTGCACTGTCTCCTCAGTTGCATACTTGTAGAGCTGGATGGATCATTAGTCTAATCCAACCCTGTGCGGTCATAGTGAAGGATACAGCTTGGTGTAACAGAAAGAATTTAGAGCCTGGAATCAGAATATCTGGGTTTCAATACCAgatcagctacttactagctgcgtgaccctagaCGAGTCACTATCTCCGTTTTGTAGACATAATCTGCAAACTAGAATGCATCAGGGTGTGGCTGGGATTCCTTGTGGTGACACAGGCCCTAGTACATTTCTCTGTGGGCACATGACCTCCCCTTTCTGCATTGAGGGGCCTCTTTCCAAGGAGGCAATCACTCCGCCTTGGGCAGAAGAAGCTCTGGCTAAACTGGGTTGCTTCCAGCTAGCACCTTGGAAGGGCAGAACCTCATCTGGGGAATGGAGATGCTACTGTGAATCAAGGGGTGGGGTGTCCAGACCTGTGCCCACCAGACATTAACTGCTGAACTGCCAGCTGAAGGAGAGTCATTGGAAGAGAATTCTTCCCCACCCTTTGCTATGACCAGCTGGCACTGTTTGAACCACAGGCCAGCTTCATCCTGAGTTGGAGCATAGAATCATAGCACAATAGAATGGGTAGGGTACTCAGATGTCTACTCCTCTTCATTTGACAACTGGAGACACTGAGGCTCTCAAAAGATCTGCCAGCAGAGAGCCATCTCTGGAAGGTACTGCCAAGGTAAGAGGAATCTCGTATGACTCTGAAGACATAAGGAGCTCAAATTCCAAGTGAGGTAAGAAAAGCCTCATTGCCAGTAGGTTGGGCCACTAGGTAAGAAATCCTTTGGTAATGCAGCAAAGAAGGTGTCCATCTGCCCTCCATCAGTAAAACATCCCTGTAAAGCGCAGGGCAGGGATTACAATTACTCctatttgtataatgctttacaATTTATCAACTGCCCTTtccacaataaccctgggagcagggcagcctcattttacagagagggaaactgagactctgagaaggggaggtgacttgcccaaggtaaccaACTCAATTAGTGCTAAAGTCCAGAATAACTATACTGTATTGATAGTATTGATAAAGTGCTTACTTTTTGCCAGGACTATttgacagagggagaaactgaggctaaggacCTGCCTGCAGTCACAGGaccagaactagaacccaggtctcctgcctccccttccagggctctttcctctccccatcaGGCTGTCTAGTCCTTAGCTGTCTCTTTTGATGGACCCTGCATTGAAGGAAGTAACAAAGAAACGAGCCCAGTGCTCCCAAGGGAGGGGCTGGTTGCCAGGTGAATGCTGAGGCTTAGCTGTTCAGAGGTTTGCATCATTTCTGCCTGGCACACAGAGCTTTCAGGCACAGGCATGCACTGCCCACAGACTCTTCAGCCAAGCATGCTAGGCCTCCAGGCTGGCCCCAACTTCCCTTTGTAGACTTATCTCCTCCTGCTCCCTgcatccttcctcctctttcccagcATGCCAGAAGGCCTCTGAACATGCTCAGTTCCCCTGTCAGTCCCCTCCCAGCTTCCAGGGAATTCCCTGGcctttaatgtcccttccagcctCCCCTTTAAGGCCTAATGTTTGAGTCACCTGCAGAGGAAGCCTGCCCAGGTGCCATCCCTCCCCCATCGGCCTGTTTCCCAGGGCATCTGGCCCTTTCTTTAGGCACTTCGCACAGTGTCTGTTGCCATCTCCTTTGCTTCATAGGTTTCATATACACCAACACATGTACAAATTGTGTCCCTTGTCCCTGCTAAAAAGTCCCTTTAAGGTCCTGGTATCCCCAGAGCCCACACAGTGCCTCCAGTACAGAGGCTGGGTCTAGGATTTCACTGAcaaagaaaactcccaaatgaaGAAGCCCCTTTGTCCAAGCAGGCTGTGACTTTCTCTGCAGGCTGCCCGGGGGTGAGGGGGTGTCAACACCAGGTCTGCAGGTGCCACAGTCCCTTCTGAATGCAGCCAGAAAACCAGTAAGCTATaagtgggaaatatttgacaaccAAAAAATACAATAAGACATCACGTTAACGTGTAGTTTTCTCAGTCAAGATGTGGCCCACGTGGATCCCATATCTTTctttagtggccccatttctacttgagttgATACCACTGGCCTAgctaagttaaatgacttgtccaggatcttaCAGTCAGTGTGTGAGATAGGACTTCACTTGGCTATGGGCTATGTGCTAGGGCCAGTTTCTTTATCCTCTACTGCACACTCACTTCCTCTCCCATTGTTAAAGAGTTCCCTTCCAAATGACTTTCTATCACTTGTTATACTCTGTATTCACCTACCTGTGTTCAGGTTGTATCGTCCCCCAGGACAACTGAAGTtacctgagggcagggacagttttgtttttgtctatctCTAGCCAGTTTAGTGATCTTACCATTGTGGGTATCCTCTCCAAAAATAAAGATCTCAGCCAGACACCAGTCTGGGTCTTGCCATCTCCATCAGGGGTCTACcaataaagcaagcattttatGCCTGGGTGCCAGACTTGGCTTTCCTGATAACTTttatctggatctcagtttcctcctctgtaaattaaGGAGGGTTGAACTGAATGGTTTTGAAGATCTCTTTCAGCTTCTCTAAACTTGTATGATTCTAAATCTGGGTTGAGTCCCTGGAGAATTGAGAAGAGAGAAGTCAAGTGGAGGAGTGAAAAAGTGAAAAGTGAAAAagctgggaggaggagagaagcagcttgggaagggaagggagaaggtcatTTGTGGGGGTTGCTGAATGGGTTTAAGTGgcagtgggagtgggggtggggagcctaCCTCTGATTTGTCCAGCTCCTTCTAACTATATCCTATGGTCTAATACTGATTCCGGCTCTTTTATGGTAAGCACCCTGTAACTGGTGAGCTCTTAGAGGCTCTGGACCAGGCCTGGGCTTAGGAATGTGTATCTGTCAAAATGATGGAATGAAAGAGGGGTGAAGGGAATCTCAGAGCCGAAGGggaccctctccctccccagcggCCCCCTCCTGTCCACCCCCTGTCCTCTGACTTATTCCCCCTCtgatcctctctctcctcccctcctttgtcTTCTAAACCCTTCCTGAAGAGGCCCCCCTCCCTTGTCTCCCTTGGCCCCCTAACTCCCGCTTCCTTCCCCCCCCTTCAGGGACCCTCtacttcttcccctctcttttctcttctctccccactgacttcctccctccttctcccctcctacttctttcTAAGTGACCTCCTCCCTCACCGGTCCTCCCTGCTCCCTCTTTCCCCGTCCCCTCCggcccccttctctttttccttcctctggggactccttccttctttcctggtcctccctccctcttcttttctttctctaacgTCTCCCTCCCTCTCGTCCTCTCGGGTCAGACCTCCTCCTCTCGGctgccctccccactcccttgtccctctctccttcctcctcctggcttcctcccctccccacctcccctggCCCCGCCCAGCCCGCCCGCCCCGCCTCCACCCAGGCCCCGCCCCTCCACGTCACTTCCTGGGGGGAGGGGCGGCGGGTGGGGGGGACGGGCGGGGGAGCGGCggctcctcctcacctccacatcCGCCGGAGCGGCGAGGACGAGGCGAGCGCGGCCGGATCCCGGAGCCGAGCGCAGCGGGCCGGGGGCGGGATCGGGGCCAGGCCGGGCATGGAGCGCGGGGCCGGGGGGCGCGGctggggcggcggcggcggcccggAGCGGTGAGTGCGGCCGAGCTCGGGGGGCGGGCCTCCCCACAACGGTCCCgcggagatgggggtggggggaggaccAGGCAGAGGGCTGGGAAGGGGGCCGGCCGGACCTGACCGTTTCCCGGGCCGGGGACGCGAGGCCAGGCCGCGGACGCTGCCCCGGGACGGCCCTGCGGCCCCGGGAACACGCACCGAGTGGGAGCGTGAGTGTGACCCGGACAGACAGacgtgggggggagggggcagcgaGACAGGCCCGGCGACTGGGCGAGTGCGCGACCCAGGGGGAGGGGACCCTCCCGGCGGCCCGAGGAGACCCCTCGGTGGGCCGCGGGCCCTTCCTGGGGACCCCAGCCCTGACCACAGTAGgcgcataataaatgcttattacccaGTCCCGGCTGAGTGTATCCCAGGGTGTGTAAGGGACGGGACATTGCGTATGAGGAGGCGCCCCTGGTGTGACTTTGTGTGTGCGGAGCCCCTTGGGGGGTGCCCGGGGCATCGCTTATGTCACAGAAATGGTGATTCTTCCGAAGTCGCCCCCAGCCGCCCAGGATCCCCTAGAAACAGGGCTGGGGCTGCCCTTCCCCGCGGGGACCCTTCCGACCCGGGCAGTCCGGGGTCCTCTGGGGCCCTTCTCCTCCGCCCTTGGCCCCCCGGGGCCCAGCTGCCAGTGCCCTGCTCCTTGAGACAGCTTACCATCTGCTCCTTAGAATCTTGTGCACGCCCAGCTGTGTGTGCAAGGGATTTGTTGGCGCCTTGTCCTCCCcgttagaatggaagctctttgagggcaggcactgttttGTGCCTTCCTCTGTATCCCCGGCCTAAGTTAGCTCCCTGCTTCTAGAGAGGGAGCTTTGTGGAGGGACTGGGAGGTGCTGCATTTGTGTGGGACAGACTCCCTGTGTAATAAGACATTGAGACATTGTGTACGGCCCTGTTTGTGTCAGGAGTGTCCAGTGTGTGTGGTCCAGGGAGCTGTGCAACAGATGGTGTGTGAGAGGGTATGTGATCCACACACTGGGCAACATTCATTGTGTGAGTGGACACTTCGGGTAAGACTGTGACAGACACAGGGTGTGTGTGACACTCATTGCTTGCATGCAGCTCTGTGTGCAGATCCCAGGGTGTTGTGCAGTAGACTCCAGGAGCTTGTGTGCCAGGCTGTGCAGCACACAACGTATGTGATACACAACGTGTGTACGACACTGAGCATGCGACAAACACACTGTGGGAGGGTACATGCATATGGAACAGTTGTCTAAGGAGACTGTTTGTCCCAGTTGCTCTGTATAAGAGACAGACTATAGGAGACACTGTGTGTGACTAAGAGGGTAAAACTGACCAGGAAGTTGTATGTGACTGTGAGACACTGAGAGTGAGTGTGTGGCTGGGAGAGAGATCCTGCTTGAGAGAGATTGTGTGTGActatgagagagagtgaggagagggGGCTTGTGGGGGAGACTTCATGGGTGATGCTGTAGGGGCTGTATGACACAGACAAGGATGAGTGACATCATATGAGTGACAGTATATAACAGTATGTGGGAGACATAGTATACAGGAGAGGCAGGTGTGTCCAAGGTAGAGTATGCATGTACCCTGGACACAGTATATATAAAAGGTATAGCGTGTGGGTGAGGAACATGTACAACCTGTGAGATTTGTGTACATCATGTGAAGTGTTAGAGAATGTGTGTGGTGAAGGGGAAGCGGTGGgcagctatatatatatatgtatgtgtgtgtgtgtgtgtatgtacctgTATGTATGGGGTtgcatgtgtgtgagagagagagagagagattgagaaaaggcACCCTAGGTATGAGACTGCATGGGAGCAGGAGCTCTTTGCAATCCACATGGCAGATTGTATAAGAAAAAATGATCAGTGTTTCTGGTGTGTGTGCATAAGAAGGAGATGCATGTCGTGTGTATGGGTGCAGTGCATGCATATGAGAGAGatacatgtggaagagaaatctATGTCAATACATATGTGTTTGAGGAAGTATGTCTGTGTAAGGAAAGTGACTTCATCTGTGTGCAACTGAGCATCTTTTTTGAGGATATAGACATGTGAGAATGAGGGTGTGCATGTCTATATTGTGAACGGTATAATGTATCAGATATTGGGGGGATGTGGTGTGTTTGGGGACAGATATCTCTGTCAGGTAGATGCAACAGATATTTCTGTTGGCCCTGGACACTTCCTTTTTCTGTGGGAAGTCCTCCCTTCTTTGTGCTGATTGTTTTATGGGTACTTGGGAGGGTCTGTAAACAACAGGCATTTCTTGATTTGGAAAGCTGAGGCAGGAGGGTGTAATGGAGTTCCCCTAGCTCAGAGCCACCCTCCCAGGAGTTCCCATACTACTGCATACTGCTACTCAGAGGCAGGGGAGATCCTGAATGGGGGAtatgtagtcagaggacctgggttcgaatcccatctctgccacttaaTTGCCTTTGTGATCTCTAGCAAGTCACCTCTCTTTGGAATTCAGCTTCCCTTTCTGACAAGGCCCCTTCTACATCTAAAGTCTCTGTTCTTATTCTCCTAACCAGTCAAAGTCACCCACAGATTCATTCTTACTCTTTCTCCTGTGTTCCAGGTCACatcttctgctttccttccccTAGATTTCCCCAGTCTCCTTGTGTGGATGGTGAATGCCTCTGTATTCCTTAAAAGTCCTGCCATTGGCACCAGGGTGGGAGACAGGAGCCAAAGAGGTCTTACTTTTGAGCAGCATGGTGGATCTTTTTGGACCCTGTTTTCATggcctcttctcttcctcctttaccCCACAGGCCTTCCCTAGCTGGAACTTGGAGGAGAATGGCCCGGGTGCCCCTTATGACTGGGCTCGGACCACAATGGTTCCCTGTCCAGCTGTCCTAACAGGTACTTTGTACAGGGTGGAGGCTGAGGGGAAGCACAGCACAGTCTTTCCCACTTGTGttttggaaaacaaaaattaaaaagcaaattctGCTTTGAAGAcattgtatccccaga harbors:
- the LOC140499726 gene encoding uncharacterized protein isoform X1 — translated: MPRAPPKGLRTHKVTPGAPPHTQCPVPYTPWDTLSRDWVISIYYAPTVVRAGVPRKGPRPTEGSPRAAGRVPSPWVAHSPSRRACLAAPSPPRLSVRVTLTLPLGACSRGRRAVPGQRPRPGLASPARETVRSGRPPSQPSAWSSPHPHLRGTVVGRPAPRARPHSPLRAAAAAPAAPPGPALHARPGPDPAPGPLRSAPGSGRARLVLAAPADVEIHIPKPRPGPEPLRAHQLQGAYHKRAGISIRP
- the LOC140499726 gene encoding uncharacterized protein isoform X2 translates to MRLLWSGLGSPGRARGPPRGLLGPPGGSPPPGSRTRPVAGPVSLPPPPHVCLSGSHSRSHSVRVPGAAGPSRGSVRGLASRPRPGKRSGPAGPLPSPLPGPPPTPISAGPLWGGPPPELGRTHRSGPPPPPQPRPPAPRSMPGLAPIPPPARCARLRDPAALASSSPLRRMWRYTFLSPGLVQSL